One window from the genome of Epinephelus fuscoguttatus linkage group LG3, E.fuscoguttatus.final_Chr_v1 encodes:
- the cisd2 gene encoding CDGSH iron-sulfur domain-containing protein 2, whose amino-acid sequence MVLETISRIIKVQLPAYLKKLPLPETIGGFARLTVSEWLRLLPLLGILALLGYLTIRPFLPKKKKQRDCLINLKIQKENPKVVNEIDIEDLNSANVCYCRCWRSKTFPVCDKSHLKHNELTGDNVGPLILKKKIL is encoded by the exons ATGGTTTTAGAAACTATTTCAAGGATAATTAAAGTCCAGCTTCCAGCCTACCTCAAGAAGCTTCCGCTTCCGGAGACCATCGGCGGGTTCGCGAGGTTAACAG tgtcCGAGTGGCTCCGGTTGCTGCCTCTCCTGGGTATCCTGGCCTTGCTGGGCTATCTGACCATTCGCCCATTCCTGCctaagaagaagaagcagagagaCTGCCTGATCAACCTGAAGATCCAGAAGGAGAACCCCAAGGTGGTGAACGAGATAGACATCGAGGACCTGAACAGCGCAAACGTGTGTTACTGTCGCTGCTGGCGCTCTAAAACT TTTCCTGTTTGTGACAAGTCACACTTAAAGCACAACGAGCTAACTGGAGACAACGTGGGACCGCTCATACTCAAAAAGAAGATACTATAA